In Ananas comosus cultivar F153 linkage group 7, ASM154086v1, whole genome shotgun sequence, the sequence tgcaaattggccttcaCTGTGAAGAGGAGATGAAAAGAGTTTACTGGGGACGAACTCTAGCTATTTATAGGGAGGTGGAAGAGTCAGATAAGCCCTAGGAACAAAGGATACTAACCTGTTATCCTTGCAGAAACGGGCATTTTCGGGcacccggaaccatgttctgggcgtccgaaacctccaggctgcacaaatcctcctcttcggttcctccgcccgcGGTATGCTGTGCCCCTAAAGTAGTCCGGCGGATCCCACCTACCACCAACACGTCTCAACAAGAACGATATTTCCAAGGTaactttcggacccacttctgggcgcccgaaacataggatccgaattggcttccaattTCAATTCAATTCAACACTCAAGTTTTGGGCGACCCAAACCTAGTTCTGgtcgcccgaatctggcaaaactgtAGTTTTGCCTATTTGAGTCCGACAAGTCCAtttttgcatccatttcgtgcagaaacgattctgactcagtccgacactctttAGATGTGTCGATCAGTCAccaatactgtagccaatcctaccCAAAGCTTGGGAACACTACACCCacccctatttttattttaaaaatttaaaaattaaaaagttaaattttgaaaatttataatttataatctcaaaattaaaatttttataattataaattataaattataaatttaaattttgatattttaaaattttcaaatttataatttgatattttatatttttcaaatttaaatttgatcatattttaaagtttgaaatttaaaatttaaaatttaaaattttgaatttaaaatttaatattttaaattttaaattttaatttcaaattttgaaatttcaaagttaaaattttaaatttaaaaatataaatttaaaattttaaaaattcaaattcaaatataatgagagagtaatattattattttttatttataaaacccactatctttcttattttattttacctaacaaaaagttattttttttttatttacaggaataacctaattttcatccaaacgtaaaattaatctaatccccacttatactttaatttatatatgttcctgaaataactattttttgtttatccccgaaccaaacgataccaaACGATACCTATAAGAGTATCGAGgtggattaattaattaattaagcaagcTTGTTTTACAATGCAGGAGCTTCTACGGGCGGCCGTCCGTGTTCGACAGCGCGGCGGAAGTGAATGGCGCGTCGGACGCGATGGTGGTGAAGACGTGCGCGGAGATGGAGGGGCCGTACGTGGAGTACCTGGAGGCGCAGTACGGGAAGCCGGTGCTGTTGGTGGGGCCCATCGTCCCCGACGAGCCCCCCtcgggtggcggcggcggcgaggagctGGAGCCGCGCTGGGCCGAGTGGCTGGGCCGCTTCGCCCCGGGCTCCGTCGTCTTCTGCTCCTTCGGTAGCGAGACCTTCCTCGCCGACTCCGCCGTCGAGGAGCTCCTCTTCGGCCTCGAAGCTGCAGGCTCGCCGTTCCTCGTCGTGCTCAATTTTCCCAAGGGGGGCGGTGGGGGCCAGAAGACACCGATACCGGAAGGGTTCGAGGAGAGGGTGAGGGGGAGAGGGGTGGTGCACACGGGCGGGTGGgtgcagcagcagctgctgctgcggcACCCGAGCGTGGGCTGCTTCGTGTGCCACGCCGGGCTGAGCTCCGTGCTGGAGGCAATCGTCGCGGGGCCGCAGCTGGTCATGCTGCCGCAGAAGGGCGACCAGTTCCTGAACGCGAAGCTCTTCATGGCGGAGATGGGGGTCGGGTTTGAGGTGGAGAGGCGGCCCGAGGACGGCTGGTTCGGGCGCGACGCGGTGTGCGCTGCGGTCAAGGCCGCGATGGAGGCGGCGGCCCCCGCGGCGAGCCAGCAGAGCAGGGTCGGGGAGAGCCACAGGAAGTGGAGGGAGTTCTTGCTGGACGAACAGGTGCAGGGGAAGTTCACGGTCGAGTTCATCGACAAGTTGAGGCAGCTGTGTGGGAAATAGATTGGGTCAATTAGATTGCTCTGTTAGTGGCCAAACATTGACTATAATAATGGGCTCGTTGTGATGTTGTTGTATTATTATTGCAATCTCATATTACTATCTTCAGGTGTGATTTCTCTGTATGTTCGTACAACATTGGTTTAAGACTCTATAATGTTCTTGATTATATAATCCTTCCTGATCTTCCTTCGTTGGTTTGTATGCTTCTGCATATGTACACAAGTTTGCCCGTTAGTTTTATGCTTTTTTTGGTTCTTAACTTTTTCCATATTTATGAGAAAATAGCTATGAAGGGACTTCTAATCAAAAAGTGTTGCTTACTACAAGGTCGGAGGTGGAGAAAAATCCTACGAGGAGTTGGGGTCGGCGGGGGTGATTGCAGAATCAAAGAATTCAAGGATTTCCTTTCAggttttcatgttttagacaagCCTGATGAAATTCGATGGAAATGGAACGCAAGAAGATGTTTCACTGTTAAGTCGATGTATGTACTAATCCGAGATGGGAGAGTTCgagattttcttttattaaaggTTTGGGAGTTGACAATACCATCTAAAGTTAGAGTTTTTATTTGGTTAGCACTTAAGAAGCGCTTACCTACGGTTGATAACTTACTCAAAAGAGGCTAGTCTCGGAATCAACAGTGCGTGATGTGCGGCAACGATTTAGAGACTGTTGATCACCTACTGGTTGGATGCGTAATCAGCAAATTTTTCATATACAACATCCTAGAAGGTAGGCACATTCCAGTAGCGGGGATGGAGATTAGGAGTGTTTGGGAGCTTCTGGCTAGGGACCGCCGCCGAGGGGCAGCTACGATGGATCTAATTAGGGTCGTAACTTGTTGGTGGATGATTTGGCgggaaagaaataatattatttttagaagcCAATCATTTGACCATTTTTTGACTAATAGACAAATACGGAACATGAGTAGAGAATGGACTGTGTTTTGCAGCTCTTAGTGCCTTGAGTTTGAGTGAGTACAAGTATCAATTTTctgtagttttttattttagtttctatttgtctttt encodes:
- the LOC109712315 gene encoding anthocyanidin 3-O-glucosyltransferase-like; translation: MENLINSTSSGDGGDGGSAVHIFMFPFLAFGHIIPFVQLSRKLLSAGTDVRITFLSAAGNVPRITALLPASPFFSVAPLNLPAVPGLPSGAESTNAVSADGAELLKVALDLTKPQVADLLGSHRPDIVVTDFATPWLPALAASFGIKTLPFSVFSAINMAYLTVPARRPSGCPAPTIDDLMKPPTGFPAASPLRSIPRYQAADFSYLFKSFYGRPSVFDSAAEVNGASDAMVVKTCAEMEGPYVEYLEAQYGKPVLLVGPIVPDEPPSGGGGGEELEPRWAEWLGRFAPGSVVFCSFGSETFLADSAVEELLFGLEAAGSPFLVVLNFPKGGGGGQKTPIPEGFEERVRGRGVVHTGGWVQQQLLLRHPSVGCFVCHAGLSSVLEAIVAGPQLVMLPQKGDQFLNAKLFMAEMGVGFEVERRPEDGWFGRDAVCAAVKAAMEAAAPAASQQSRVGESHRKWREFLLDEQVQGKFTVEFIDKLRQLCGK